A genomic window from Vigna radiata var. radiata cultivar VC1973A chromosome 2, Vradiata_ver6, whole genome shotgun sequence includes:
- the LOC106756138 gene encoding fasciclin-like arabinogalactan protein 11, which translates to MKQANLFSLSVFILFWYTTLAISPAPAAAPKAPAAKTPHTPKAAAPSPKPLVPTLPQSPDSPDSVPDDITRILKKAKMFSTLIRLLKTTEIINNVNSQLITAKTGGITILAPDDSAFSNLKAGFLNSLNEGQKIELVQFHILPQFVSSSNFDSLSNPVQTVAGKDPVRLPLNVNALGNSVNISTGVVNATILGVVYSDNKLGIYHVDKVLLPLDFFATSKAPALAPSSLAKAPKSAKENSSEDDQGETKQDQNKSGAVSLVGLGGTKFMSLGIALMAVATMWC; encoded by the coding sequence ATGAAACAAGCaaaccttttctctttatcAGTGTTCATACTCTTTTGGTATACCACCTTGGCCATTTCACCAGCACCTGCAGCAGCTCCAAAAGCTCCAGCAGCAAAAACTCCCCATACCCCAAAGGCTGCAGCACCATCACCAAAACCATTAGTCCCCACATTACCTCAGTCTCCAGACTCCCCTGACTCTGTCCCTGATGACATCACCAGAATCCTCAAAAAGGCCAAAATGTTCTCAACCCTCATTCGCCTCCTCAAAACCACAGAAATCATCAACAACGTCAACTCACAGCTCATAACAGCCAAGACTGGGGGGATAACCATTCTTGCACCAGATGATTCTGCCTTTTCAAACCTCAAAGCTGGCTTCCTCAACTCCCTCAACGAAGGCCAGAAAATCGAACTTGTCCAGTTTCACATATTGCCACAGTTTGTCTCAAGCTCAAACTTTGATTCCCTGAGCAACCCTGTGCAGACAGTGGCCGGTAAAGACCCTGTAAGGCTTCCACTGAACGTGAATGCATTAGGTAACAGTGTCAACATTTCAACTGGGGTCGTCAATGCCACCATTCTTGGGGTAGTATACTCTGATAACAAACTTGGGATATATCATGTCGACAAGGTGCTTCTTCCTCTGGATTTCTTTGCAACCAGTAAGGCTCCAGCTTTGGCTCCTTCATCTCTTGCAAAGGCTCCCAAATCTGCCAAGGAAAATTCTTCTGAGGATGATCAAGGCGAAACAAAGCAGGATCAGAATAAATCTGGGGCAGTGAGTTTGGTTGGCCTTGGTGGAACAAAGTTTATGTCACTTGGCATAGCTTTGATGGCAGTGGCAACCATGTGGTGCTGA
- the LOC106756137 gene encoding fasciclin-like arabinogalactan protein 12, whose protein sequence is MMKKQCLLSFSAALLVSVLYSTTTLAQLSPASAPLKPVQPTPTPPAEAPKQPLVPSLPQSPSDATPDTPAVDIVGILRQAKSFNILIRLMKTTQLINQLNAQLLTTKSGGITILAPDDSSFSQLKPGFLNSLSDGQKLELLQFHVLSDYVSSSNFDTLTNPVRTLAGAKPGKVELNVISYGGSVNISTGEVNTTITGIVYTDKHLAIYKVGKVLLPMDFFAVAKAPAKGPSLAPEPSAKAPKADKEKPLSPDSSESSEINSTSDNSGTVNINVRGKWVSLVVGGLILLALSS, encoded by the coding sequence atgatgaaaaagcAATGTCTTTTGTCTTTCTCAGCAGCACTGCTAGTTTCAGTTTTGTATTCCACCACCACTTTAGCCCAATTATCACCAGCTTCTGCTCCTCTTAAACCAGTTCAACCTACTCCTACTCCACCAGCTGAGGCTCCTAAACAGCCATTGGTTCCCTCATTGCCACAGTCACCAAGTGATGCCACTCCCGACACTCCAGCTGTTGACATTGTTGGAATCCTGAGACAGGCTAAGTCGTTCAACATCCTTATCCGCCTCATGAAAACCACCCAATTGATCAACCAACTCAATGCACAGCTCCTCACCACTAAGTCAGGTGGCATCACCATTCTTGCACCTGATGACAGTTCCTTCTCTCAACTCAAACCAGGCTTCCTCAACTCTCTTTCTGATGGCCAAAAGCTCGAGCTCTTACAATTCCATGTTCTGTCAGACTATGTTTCTAGCTCTAACTTTGATACTCTAACCAACCCCGTGAGAACGCTTGCAGGAGCTAAACCTGGAAAAGTGGAACTGAATGTGATAAGTTACGGAGGCAGTGTGAACATCTCAACGGGTGAGGTTAACACCACCATCACTGGCATTGTATACACAGATAAACATCTTGCTATTTACAAGGTGGGGAAGGTGCTTCTTCCTATGGACTTCTTTGCAGTAGCCAAGGCACCAGCAAAGGGACCATCTTTGGCACCAGAACCTTCAGCAAAGGCTCCTAAAGCGGATAAGGAGAAGCCACTGTCTCCAGATTCCTCAGAATCATCTGAAATTAATTCCACAAGCGACAACTCTGGCACTGTGAACATCAACGTACGAGGAAAGTGGGTGTCCCTTGTTGTTGGAGGACTTATCCTGCTTGCATTGTCATCATGA